Proteins from a genomic interval of Pseudodesulfovibrio nedwellii:
- the tatC gene encoding twin-arginine translocase subunit TatC, which translates to MSSEKDDVKAPGNGESEAESLTDSNDDPSLEEDDTAVVTDEELEQAGKKLDEAASDSGDAETSSDEDGAESEESDADEDESDELSDEETEEEPGQMSLLDHLGELRVRLTRAFIAIAIGMVACYSFAEQMFDILMKPMIKVFQDQAAANPILTPEFYQDFGRALTQVLADKGFAHSDQMQLFMDSLQQALMQVTQQGHFQYTYPAEAFFSHIKISIVAGLFLVSPYVFAQIWGFIAPGLYSNERKWMIPMAVISALFFTSGALFGYFVVFPFGFEFFAGFSTEGIQFTPKLNEYLSFCLKLLFAFGFVFELPLFIFFLARMGMVSSAGLRKKRKYAILIGFVLAAVLTPPDPFTQCLMAGPLIILYEVGIWVAYFFGKKEKRHLKKQAEAEAAVQAELDEVAAEADQEAEKV; encoded by the coding sequence ATGAGTTCCGAGAAAGACGATGTGAAAGCCCCTGGTAACGGGGAATCTGAGGCCGAGTCTCTGACTGATTCCAACGATGACCCTTCTCTCGAAGAGGACGACACTGCCGTTGTTACCGATGAAGAATTGGAACAGGCAGGGAAAAAGTTGGATGAAGCTGCGAGTGATAGCGGTGATGCTGAAACATCCTCGGATGAGGATGGGGCGGAATCCGAAGAATCGGATGCCGATGAGGACGAATCCGACGAATTAAGCGACGAAGAGACAGAGGAAGAACCTGGACAGATGTCCTTGTTGGACCATCTGGGTGAATTGCGTGTTCGTTTGACCCGTGCTTTTATCGCTATCGCCATTGGTATGGTAGCCTGTTATAGTTTTGCCGAGCAGATGTTCGACATTCTCATGAAGCCGATGATCAAGGTCTTTCAGGATCAGGCGGCTGCCAACCCAATACTGACGCCGGAATTTTATCAGGACTTTGGTCGAGCCCTGACTCAAGTACTTGCTGACAAGGGTTTTGCTCATTCGGATCAGATGCAGTTGTTTATGGATTCTTTGCAGCAGGCATTGATGCAGGTAACCCAGCAAGGACATTTCCAGTACACTTATCCTGCTGAAGCCTTTTTTTCTCATATTAAAATTTCTATTGTTGCCGGTTTGTTTTTGGTCAGTCCGTATGTTTTTGCCCAGATATGGGGTTTTATTGCTCCGGGCTTATACTCGAACGAACGCAAGTGGATGATTCCCATGGCCGTCATCTCGGCCCTTTTCTTCACTTCTGGTGCATTGTTTGGGTATTTTGTTGTCTTCCCGTTTGGTTTTGAATTCTTTGCTGGGTTCTCTACCGAGGGAATTCAGTTTACTCCCAAGCTGAATGAATATTTAAGTTTCTGTCTGAAACTTCTTTTTGCGTTTGGTTTTGTGTTTGAATTACCACTCTTTATTTTCTTCCTAGCCCGTATGGGGATGGTCTCTTCGGCAGGACTGCGTAAAAAACGTAAGTATGCCATTTTGATAGGGTTTGTTTTGGCTGCTGTTCTTACGCCGCCTGATCCGTTCACCCAGTGCCTTATGGCTGGTCCGTTGATTATCCTGTATGAGGTTGGCATCTGGGTGGCGTATTTCTTCGGTAAGAAGGAAAAACGGCATCTCAAGAAGCAGGCCGAAGCCGAAGCTGCTGTTCAAGCAGAGTTGGATGAGGTCGCAGCCGAAGCCGATCAGGAAGCCGAAAAAGTATAG
- the hisA gene encoding 1-(5-phosphoribosyl)-5-[(5-phosphoribosylamino)methylideneamino]imidazole-4-carboxamide isomerase → MILFPAVDIKNGECVRLAQGKEDQVTVFGTDPVAQARYWAEIGARFLHVVDLDGAFSGVPKNFELIKSICSAIDIPVQLGGGIRDIATAKKYIEAGVHRLIIGTMALEDPVLFSDLCKALPGRIGVSLDAVGGELKTKGWVEDTGLTIDDVLPRLEADGIRFIVYTDISRDGMQTGVNLEGLASLCSKTSIPVIAAGGVHTLDDIKNLYPLCRKGLEGAISGRAIYVGTLDVKEAHAWIDGQ, encoded by the coding sequence ATGATTCTTTTTCCCGCCGTTGATATAAAGAATGGTGAGTGTGTTCGTCTTGCACAGGGCAAGGAGGATCAGGTTACTGTCTTTGGTACTGATCCTGTCGCACAGGCTCGCTACTGGGCTGAAATCGGTGCTCGGTTTTTACATGTTGTTGATCTCGACGGCGCTTTTTCCGGGGTGCCCAAGAATTTTGAGCTGATCAAATCGATCTGTTCGGCCATTGATATTCCCGTGCAGCTTGGTGGCGGTATCCGTGATATTGCGACTGCCAAAAAGTATATTGAGGCTGGTGTACACAGGTTGATAATCGGCACCATGGCCCTTGAAGACCCCGTTCTTTTCTCTGATCTGTGCAAGGCTTTGCCCGGACGTATCGGCGTATCTCTGGACGCCGTGGGTGGAGAACTCAAGACTAAGGGCTGGGTTGAGGACACAGGGCTGACCATTGATGACGTTCTGCCTCGACTTGAAGCTGATGGTATTCGTTTCATCGTCTACACAGATATTTCTCGTGACGGTATGCAGACAGGCGTCAATCTTGAAGGATTGGCTTCTCTGTGTTCCAAAACATCTATACCTGTCATTGCGGCCGGTGGTGTTCATACGCTGGACGACATCAAGAATCTCTACCCTCTGTGCAGGAAAGGCCTTGAGGGTGCTATTTCAGGTCGAGCCATTTATGTAGGCACTTTGGATGTCAAAGAGGCTCACGCATGGATTGACGGGCAGTAG
- the hisB gene encoding imidazoleglycerol-phosphate dehydratase HisB: MGKRQATVARTTKETDITLTLTLDGEGTVNVDTGIGFADHMLTLCAFWAKFDLDLTCKGDLEIDSHHSLEDIGLCLGQAFAEALGDKKGINRVASAKVPMDEALAEVVIDLSGRPYIVYDDALLPDIIAGDEKDVWREFLKSFAFKAGMNLHVKYEYGQNGHHLLEAAFKAMGIALAQGVAVGRTGISSTKGSLD, encoded by the coding sequence ATGGGCAAACGCCAGGCCACGGTGGCTCGCACCACCAAGGAAACGGACATCACGCTGACATTGACCCTGGACGGTGAGGGAACAGTGAATGTGGATACCGGCATAGGTTTTGCCGACCACATGCTGACCCTGTGCGCGTTCTGGGCAAAGTTTGATCTGGACCTGACATGCAAAGGCGATCTTGAGATCGACAGCCATCACAGCCTTGAGGATATCGGGTTGTGTTTGGGTCAGGCTTTCGCCGAAGCATTGGGTGATAAAAAGGGTATCAATCGTGTAGCTTCGGCAAAGGTTCCCATGGATGAAGCCTTAGCTGAGGTGGTCATTGACCTCTCAGGTCGGCCGTACATCGTGTATGATGATGCGCTTTTGCCCGACATTATTGCCGGAGACGAAAAAGACGTCTGGCGTGAATTTCTCAAATCCTTTGCATTCAAGGCAGGCATGAACCTGCATGTTAAATACGAATATGGCCAGAATGGTCACCATCTTCTGGAAGCTGCTTTCAAGGCCATGGGGATTGCCCTGGCTCAAGGAGTAGCAGTCGGTCGTACCGGCATTTCCAGCACTAAAGGGAGTCTCGACTGA